The following are encoded in a window of Kitasatospora fiedleri genomic DNA:
- a CDS encoding putative bifunctional diguanylate cyclase/phosphodiesterase — protein MPGRNVGTDAHHRGGRPETPRPGTGPCAACGTPPDTEAERLAAALRASESRFRAAFADAGIGMALIDSEDLVIEGNPVFAAMLGREVAELPGMHIHQIIEPEEPSRSRYRELVRGERDRMRAEKRLKHRGGREVWGRVTVSLIRDGAGEPYYTMVMVEDVTERRQLGDRLAYQALHDPLTRLPNRTLFYERLESAFKPDGRDGPGTGGEARIGLCCVDLDGFATINETLGHHVGDQLLVAVAARLEHGFARDGRQLVARLGGDEFAVLVTGSAGHQQLTRLAADLMETLERPFEVAGHRLTVTASIGVVERPVRGSTPADLVRDADSTLYWSKSDGRARWTLYDRDRGADQLTRHLLATELRPAVERGEFTVVYQPLVGLADGAVHGAEALVRWNHPRYGLLSPDRFIPLAEESGAIVALGKWVLEESCRQARRWLEEFPGQPVLVSVNLAPRQIWDSDVVADVADVLERTGLPARLLQLEITESALLGPGGRPLQALQALADMGVRIAIDDFGTGYSNLAYLSRLPVHALKLDATFIEAFRESAPGADGRRRAADEQIVGAMVQLAHALGLTVTAEGIEHAAQAERLRETGCDTAQGWYYARPGGPEVVAAILRDRPR, from the coding sequence GTGCCGGGCCGGAACGTCGGGACCGACGCACACCATCGGGGTGGGCGGCCCGAGACGCCGCGCCCGGGAACCGGGCCCTGCGCCGCCTGCGGCACCCCGCCGGACACCGAGGCCGAGCGGCTGGCAGCCGCCCTGCGGGCCAGCGAGTCGCGGTTCCGGGCCGCGTTCGCCGACGCCGGGATCGGCATGGCGCTGATCGACTCCGAGGACCTCGTGATCGAGGGCAACCCGGTGTTCGCCGCGATGCTGGGCCGCGAGGTGGCCGAGCTCCCCGGCATGCACATCCACCAGATCATCGAGCCGGAGGAGCCGTCCCGCAGCCGCTACCGCGAGCTGGTGCGCGGCGAGCGCGACCGGATGCGCGCCGAGAAGCGGCTCAAGCACCGCGGCGGGCGGGAGGTCTGGGGCCGGGTCACCGTCTCGCTGATCCGGGACGGCGCGGGCGAGCCGTACTACACGATGGTGATGGTCGAGGACGTCACCGAGCGCCGCCAGTTGGGCGACCGGCTCGCCTACCAGGCGCTGCACGACCCGCTGACCAGGCTGCCCAACCGGACGCTGTTCTACGAGCGGCTGGAGAGCGCGTTCAAGCCGGACGGCCGGGACGGTCCGGGCACCGGCGGCGAGGCCCGGATCGGGCTCTGCTGCGTCGACCTGGACGGCTTCGCGACGATCAACGAGACGCTCGGCCACCACGTCGGCGACCAGCTGCTGGTGGCCGTCGCCGCCCGGCTGGAGCACGGCTTCGCCCGGGACGGACGGCAGTTGGTGGCCCGGCTGGGCGGCGACGAGTTCGCCGTGCTGGTCACCGGCAGCGCCGGCCACCAGCAGCTGACCCGGCTGGCCGCCGACCTGATGGAGACCCTGGAGCGGCCCTTCGAGGTGGCCGGGCACCGGCTGACCGTCACCGCGTCGATCGGCGTGGTGGAGCGCCCGGTGCGCGGCTCCACGCCCGCCGACCTGGTCCGGGACGCCGACTCCACCCTGTACTGGTCGAAGTCCGACGGCCGCGCCCGCTGGACGCTGTACGACCGCGACCGGGGCGCCGACCAGCTCACCCGGCACCTGCTGGCGACCGAGCTGCGCCCGGCCGTGGAGCGCGGCGAGTTCACCGTCGTCTACCAGCCGCTGGTGGGCCTGGCGGACGGCGCGGTGCACGGCGCCGAGGCGCTGGTGCGCTGGAACCACCCGCGGTACGGGCTGCTGTCGCCGGACCGGTTCATCCCGCTCGCCGAGGAGTCCGGGGCGATCGTGGCGCTGGGCAAGTGGGTGCTGGAGGAGTCCTGTCGGCAGGCCCGGCGCTGGCTGGAGGAGTTCCCCGGGCAGCCGGTGCTGGTCAGCGTCAACCTGGCGCCCCGCCAGATCTGGGACTCCGACGTGGTCGCGGACGTCGCCGACGTGCTGGAGCGCACCGGGCTGCCCGCCCGCCTGCTCCAGCTGGAGATCACCGAGAGCGCGCTGCTGGGCCCGGGCGGCCGGCCGTTGCAGGCGTTGCAGGCGCTGGCCGACATGGGCGTGCGGATCGCCATCGACGACTTCGGGACCGGCTACTCCAACCTCGCCTACCTGTCCCGGCTGCCGGTGCACGCCCTCAAGCTGGACGCCACCTTCATCGAGGCGTTCCGCGAGTCCGCGCCCGGCGCGGACGGCCGCCGCCGGGCCGCCGACGAGCAGATCGTCGGCGCGATGGTGCAGCTCGCGCACGCCCTGGGCCTGACCGTCACCGCCGAGGGCATCGAGCACGCCGCCCAGGCCGAGCGGCTGCGCGAGACCGGCTGCGACACCGCCCAGGGCTGGTACTACGCCCGCCCCGGCGGTCCCGAGGTGGTCGCCGCGATCCTCCGGGACCGGCCGCGGTAG